The stretch of DNA TGCAGGGCTGAGTGTGCAAATCTCAGTGAACTACTGGAGTACAGCCTCAAGAAACACAAGTCTTAGAAGAAAGATTTTCAACCAAAAGTTCATGCCCCTAACTAACTACAGGTTTTTTCTATCGAAGAATAAGCAAGAAGTACCTTTAAGAGATAGAAGGTTCCTTAAGATGCCGTTTATACTGGTGTATATTTTGTCTCAGAAAGTTTATGGAACAATAACAAATTATCGGATCGGACCTAAATCGCAGGCTTCAAAAGTATGCCTAATCGAATTCGAAGGCGTTGACTCTGCCGGGTCAGCTGGTAAACTGATAGGGCAAAAGGTTAAGTGGAGAAACGAATCAACATCGCTTTTAGGGAGAGTTACGGGTCTGCATGGCAGAAACGGAGTGGTTAAAGTAACATTCAAACATGGCGTTCCCGGTCAAGCAATAGGAACAGCTGTTGAAATTATAAGTTAGTTAAACACTGGGGATTAAATTAATTAGCAATTTGGTAAGCGTAAGATGAAGACAATTAAAGGTTGGAGAACGATCAGCAAAGAAGGCGGCTACCTTAACGAAAACACAGGGCAGACTTTGACTATTAGCAAAAAGCAATTCGGCCAAACCTACCATGTGTCACTTTTTGTCGGGAAAAAAACCGATGAAGCTGATAGCAAACGCATCTCACCCGAGTTCGCAACAACCTCCAAAGCCCAAGCCTACGCCTTTAATTTGATGGAGAAACATCCAAACGGTATAGCGTAACGGTTTCTTATTTTATTGGGGACAGAAAGCAGCCTATTGCTTAATTGCAGCAAACACTAAAAGCAAAGTATTAAATGCCCTGGAACGTGAAGAGAACTGTGGATTTTACTATGTACGAATACAAAGTGGTTTATTGGGAGGATGAAACAGGGGACTTTTTTATTGGAACATCCGTAAAATCGAAGTTCCAACAGGAAATAAATGAATTGTCACAAGAGGGCTGGGTTGTAAAATTCTCTAACCTAGCCGCATTACCCCCTACGAATGCTGAAAAAAGAAGAATTAGCGTCTACGCCATGCTTGAGAGAGAAAAAATTCCCGCCCCCTTTAGAGAACGCTCTAAAAAATAGGTCATAGCCCCTTGGCCTTTTCAGTCATTAATGAGCGAAAATTAGCTTATACATATGTAACGCCTTTGAGCTCTTCACATATTCTTTAATCAATTGAGAATAATATTGCTTAGTTAATTTCCGTACCCTGACTTCGTCGCTTCCATATTTTAAGTGAAGCAACTCATGAATCAGCGCAGCTCTAGCTCTATTTCCCGCATACTCAACCAGTAGATATTGTCCATATTCCTTCCTGAATGCATCGCAAAACTTCAACGGTTTTGGGTAAATACGAATTTTTCCGTTAATGGTGTTACATTTTCCAGCAATAGTTAACCCATTTTTTCTTGGCGCAGGCAAAATTTCGATACTAATGCTATCAATATTTTTTTGAGGAATCCTTTCGATATTCAACATATCGGATAGAAATTCTTGAAAGATATTTTTGTTTAGCGCTTTGAGGGTAAAGCGGGAATATTTAAGATAGAAACCACTATTAACAGACAAATAGCAGTCGTTATCTTCGGTATTAGCTATTGATATTTTGCTGGCGAGTACATTACTTTGTTTTAACATTTTACATCTGTTAGTTTATAATTGATTGGTTTTAACGAGAAAAACGCTGTTTTTGCTTGCCTTAGCCGCCTTACGCGAGAATCCATATGCGTTAGGTCTACTTTCTGGGCTATGACTTGCAGAACATTGGATTCCTACAACCTGTTTATTTTGTGAGATCCAAACAATTCGTCCCGGTCTAGTGCATTCGGGGCATTGCGCAAAATCCCCTATTTGCAGCATTTTGAATCACCTTTTTTGTTGCTATTGTCATCTTTGCAGATTGCTTCTGCGCTGAAACCAAAAGTGATTTCTACAGACGACCTAAATGCGGCAACTATGATATTTAATATGTCAATATTTTGTTTCATTTCTCTCTCTTCTAGCGAAATTAAGAAAAGTAAAGTGTTTAGCTAAATTCTAAGCAGGAAGACTTTTCAGTGTATAATATGCACTACCAAGCTTATAAACAACTGAATCTTGAAGATGTTTTCGGAAACGCTTGATGTTGTTGATATCGTTTGAGTGGTGGTACGCTTTAGTGAGTTTTTACTCACAAAGAGGGCGATTTCATCGGCAATAGCCCGCTTTCGGGCTTAGTAGTTTTCTTCACACACAAAAAAGTACCTCCAAAACAGGATAAGTACCTCGTCTGAACTGAGGAAGCGCACAGGCACCTTATGATTACGAAAAAACAGCGCCCTCATAAAGCGATCCGCCACCTCTCCATTTCAAATATTTTTGTATTAATGAAAATTCGCAGGGGCATTCACCAACCTGCTCGCTCACAAAAGGGTTTTCATAATAGCATATGTTTATAAGTTATTGTGCACATAATATGATATGTACATAAGTGACTAAACAAAATAGTGATACGTAATCATGGGTCGAATAAGTGTAGATTTACCGGATGAGCTAGAAAAGCAACTCAGAATTAAGACAGTTCAGAAGTTTGGTGGAAAAAAAGGCGACCTATCCCGCGCCGTAGAAGACGCAATAAAAACATGGGTCATCAAAAAAGAATAAGCGCCAAAAGCTTACACTAACTGCGTTTTAGTGCCCTTTCTAACGAAGAAAGGTATTAGGGGAAGCCGACTAGCCTCAACGTGTGGTTTAAGATTGCGTAAGGAACCAAGTAGTCGTGGTCCCCCCGGTTTAGAAAATGTGCAGCGTGCAATCGCTAAAAGTTGAAAGACAAGGCTAACAAAAAATTAGCGCTTGTACAATATATCAAGACGGCAAACTCTCTCCCATGGATGAGGTTGACGGCAGAGTTAGCCGAGGACTTGAAAGAATTTCAAACAAGGCTCCGACTGCAGAAGAAACAAAGGTAGATTAATTATTTATGTTAAAAAGAATCGAAGACTTTAAGCAAATAATCAATAGCCAAAAACAAACAAGCTTCAACCTGAAGCTCAATGACCAAGTATTGGGAATGAGTTTTCTTGAAAACACGAAGTATGCATTAGCAGTCGTTCGAAAAACGCCCTACATCGATAACACCGCCCTTAAAGAGAAATACATCAAAAATCGAGAGTCCTATCACCAGAAAATGAACCTCGCGTTTCTCAGTAGAACAGGCAATATGTCCGTCGAAGCCTTTGACAACCTTTTCAGTGCAGTGGAATCAAATGACACCTCAACACTTTGGGAAAGAAAAGCCAGTCTTGCTAAGAGCATCAACGATAACAAAATAGATGTTATGGGCGCCCTCATAGGCGCGATTTCATCCTACATTAGCTCGATTGGAATTCTACTGCCCATAATACTTGGAGTTAATGAAAGCGGATTGGCAGCGTTCTCAAACTACCTTATCATAGCTTTCCTTGGGTTACTATTATTCGGATTATACGAAGGTTACTT from Candidatus Bathyarchaeota archaeon encodes:
- a CDS encoding 50S ribosomal protein L35ae, whose protein sequence is MQISVNYWSTASRNTSLRRKIFNQKFMPLTNYRFFLSKNKQEVPLRDRRFLKMPFILVYILSQKVYGTITNYRIGPKSQASKVCLIEFEGVDSAGSAGKLIGQKVKWRNESTSLLGRVTGLHGRNGVVKVTFKHGVPGQAIGTAVEIIS
- a CDS encoding DUF4177 domain-containing protein: MYEYKVVYWEDETGDFFIGTSVKSKFQQEINELSQEGWVVKFSNLAALPPTNAEKRRISVYAMLEREKIPAPFRERSKK